One Nitrososphaerota archaeon DNA window includes the following coding sequences:
- a CDS encoding methionine adenosyltransferase yields the protein MARSFLFTSESVTEGHPDKICDKVSDALLDEFLRQDPNSRVAVETMTTTGIVVVAGEVTTKAKFDIQDVVRRTIKEIGYDKPEYGFDADTCSVMVSIHAQSPDISQGVTATENKDQGAGDQGLMFGYAVNESDELMPLPILIAHQLTRRLSELRKSKGLPWVRPDGKSQVTVEYEDGKPKRIEAIVISTQHAPEVTNDEIRKQIIEKIIKPVCGKWWNDKIKIHINPTGRFVIGGPPGDSGLTGRKIIVDTYGGAGRHGGGAFSGKDPSKVDRSACYMCRYIAKNIVAAGLAEKCEVQVAYAIGVAEPVSLMVNTFGTSKIPEEEIENLVRKHFDMRPAVIISQLDLKRPIYKDTAAFGHFGRTDVALPWEKTDKADTLKKAAGL from the coding sequence ATGGCACGAAGTTTCCTTTTTACTTCTGAATCAGTAACAGAAGGACATCCTGACAAGATTTGTGATAAGGTTTCAGATGCTCTGCTTGACGAATTTTTGCGACAGGATCCAAACTCACGAGTCGCAGTAGAAACAATGACTACAACTGGAATTGTCGTAGTTGCAGGCGAGGTAACAACCAAAGCAAAATTTGACATCCAAGATGTGGTCAGAAGAACAATTAAAGAAATCGGATACGACAAGCCGGAATATGGTTTTGATGCAGACACATGTAGTGTCATGGTTTCAATCCATGCGCAAAGCCCAGATATTTCACAAGGAGTAACTGCAACTGAAAACAAGGATCAAGGCGCCGGAGATCAGGGATTGATGTTTGGTTATGCAGTAAACGAATCAGATGAACTAATGCCATTGCCAATACTGATTGCACATCAACTTACACGAAGACTATCTGAGCTGAGAAAAAGCAAGGGATTACCATGGGTAAGACCAGATGGCAAGTCCCAAGTCACAGTAGAATATGAGGACGGCAAGCCAAAAAGAATAGAGGCCATAGTGATTTCAACTCAGCATGCCCCAGAAGTCACCAATGATGAGATAAGAAAGCAGATCATCGAAAAGATCATCAAGCCAGTTTGCGGTAAATGGTGGAATGACAAGATCAAAATTCACATAAATCCAACAGGACGATTCGTAATCGGAGGCCCACCAGGAGATTCCGGCCTAACAGGAAGAAAGATCATAGTAGACACATATGGTGGTGCTGGCAGGCATGGTGGCGGAGCATTTTCTGGTAAAGACCCATCAAAAGTAGACAGATCAGCATGTTACATGTGCAGGTACATTGCAAAAAACATCGTTGCCGCGGGTTTGGCAGAAAAATGTGAAGTCCAAGTTGCATATGCAATCGGTGTTGCAGAGCCAGTTTCCCTAATGGTAAATACCTTTGGTACAAGCAAAATCCCAGAGGAAGAAATCGAAAATCTCGTGCGAAAGCACTTTGACATGAGACCGGCAGTAATCATTTCCCAATTAGATCTAAAGCGACCAATTTACAAGGACACTGCAGCATTTGGTCATTTTGGAAGAACCGATGTTGCCTTACCATGGGAAAAAACAGACAAGGCGGATACTCTCAAAAAGGCAGCGGGTCTATAG
- a CDS encoding AAA family ATPase has translation MIRTGLEKVDQILGGGLKSSTITDIFGASGTGKTQLALQIILNSMSENNKVFYQDTTGNFRPERLVEMAKFKEMNADFLDKITVGRITNVMEQQKSLDKIQESDFSLIIIDNVTDLFSFEYPKEEQILEKTIQFSTYMKKLSQITSQTKIPIVITNMMRKVDELEQENMDSIISIYTHIKIKLARMQANYEGQVINPMKKNRFLYTITKQGLSDLP, from the coding sequence ATGATCAGAACGGGACTTGAAAAAGTGGATCAAATTCTTGGCGGCGGATTGAAAAGCTCCACAATCACTGATATTTTTGGTGCAAGTGGTACAGGCAAAACCCAGCTTGCACTACAAATTATATTGAATTCTATGTCAGAGAACAATAAAGTCTTCTATCAGGACACAACGGGAAACTTTAGGCCCGAACGATTAGTGGAGATGGCAAAATTTAAAGAAATGAATGCAGACTTTCTTGATAAAATCACTGTTGGAAGAATAACAAACGTAATGGAACAACAAAAAAGTCTTGATAAAATTCAGGAATCTGATTTTTCTCTAATAATAATTGATAATGTCACTGATCTTTTCTCGTTTGAATATCCAAAAGAGGAACAAATTCTTGAAAAGACAATACAATTTTCCACGTACATGAAAAAACTATCTCAAATCACATCACAAACAAAGATTCCAATTGTAATTACAAACATGATGCGAAAAGTTGACGAGCTTGAACAAGAAAACATGGATTCCATCATCTCGATATATACGCACATCAAGATCAAGCTTGCTAGAATGCAAGCAAACTATGAAGGCCAAGTAATTAACCCAATGAAAAAAAATCGCTTTCTATACACAATAACAAAACAAGGCCTATCTGATCTGCCTTAA
- a CDS encoding DEAD/DEAH box helicase, with protein MSEQSQKKTHNKLLDSVLEKFHSLGFTNLTEIQKKAVPLIIQKKDSLIIAPTGSGKTECSVIPVFSFLSSSRQTGKIKALYITPLRALNRDVFKRIIKYAESENLTIEIRHGDTSQADRKRITALPPDILITTPETLVILLTQEKMLNALSELEWVIIDEIHDLLSNERGSQLSLSLERLQINTNHTITRIGLSATVGNTDDAAKFLVGTKRKYQIIRDNTIRKYDVEIKHVNGTISDVADFIVEYLAKLNLDSPVLLFTNTRGEAEFLASILREKSPVSVELHHGSLSQQVREETEDNLKSGKSRLVVCTSSLELGLDIGSVELVIHYGSPRQVSKFMQRIGRSKHNKHSSAKGLIVTNNVDDELETKAILERIHEGSIEDQLIHDGSLDVLAHHLVGLSMQLGSMSVIDTLELLRNSFLFRNLTIDDLVGVVELLESNYLIFFDKEKMIFKKTSKCYRYYFENLSTIPDILKFKVIDTVSKKIIGSLDQRFVGDFGDPGNVFVLRGSQWRIINVDESSLKVNVEPIRSGGITVPYWEGENIPVDYKTTSKVGKFRSKIRAGSLVLPDNVITQLDLPIIPDDKTIVVESVRGQGMIVIHSCFGTKINSTLATLLSSMLSSKTGLQVDARSDAYRIVLSSKGRILENHVKQILVDTYDLYEIVTASLGGTHNVSWRTWNVAKKFGVVGRGAVYEKKSARFLFERYIKTPLVKEALRELFHDKYDLEKTTQILDDIKSQNIQIHWLEQNKFSKLADPILDHTTKYYSSPSSIDKGILDLVKARLLKTSHRFICARCGKWERIMKTNEIENIPICPYCKARQIAVTFYSDYDLTKIVQKKAAGKMITPDENHKFSRAWKAASLLENFGKTALIVLSGYGVGVDTASRILRNMVDEETLYRQIYEAERQYVTTRGFWD; from the coding sequence ATGAGCGAGCAAAGTCAAAAAAAGACGCACAACAAACTACTTGACTCTGTTTTAGAAAAGTTTCACAGCCTAGGTTTTACGAATCTAACAGAGATCCAAAAAAAAGCAGTACCACTAATAATTCAGAAAAAAGACTCGTTAATCATAGCGCCAACCGGTTCTGGAAAAACCGAGTGTTCGGTGATTCCAGTATTTTCGTTTCTATCTTCAAGCAGGCAGACAGGCAAGATAAAGGCATTGTACATTACCCCACTAAGGGCATTAAATCGAGACGTATTCAAAAGAATAATCAAGTATGCGGAATCAGAAAACCTGACAATAGAGATTCGTCATGGTGACACATCACAGGCAGACAGAAAAAGAATAACCGCTCTGCCGCCAGACATTTTGATTACTACGCCAGAAACACTGGTGATTTTACTGACACAGGAAAAAATGCTAAATGCACTATCGGAGCTGGAATGGGTCATAATTGACGAAATTCATGATTTGTTATCCAATGAAAGGGGCTCTCAACTGTCGCTTAGTCTTGAAAGACTACAAATAAACACAAATCACACAATCACAAGGATAGGCCTCTCCGCAACAGTTGGCAATACAGATGATGCTGCGAAATTCTTGGTTGGAACCAAGAGAAAATACCAAATAATTCGTGACAACACCATTCGAAAATATGATGTAGAGATCAAACACGTAAATGGAACCATTAGCGATGTGGCTGATTTTATAGTAGAATATCTTGCCAAACTAAATCTGGATTCCCCCGTGTTGCTTTTTACAAACACGCGCGGTGAAGCGGAATTTTTAGCATCAATTTTACGTGAAAAATCACCCGTCTCAGTTGAATTACACCATGGTTCTTTGTCACAACAAGTACGTGAAGAGACAGAAGACAACCTCAAATCTGGCAAATCGCGACTAGTCGTATGCACGTCATCTCTTGAGCTCGGACTGGACATTGGCTCAGTTGAGCTTGTGATACACTATGGCTCCCCAAGGCAGGTCTCCAAATTCATGCAAAGAATAGGTCGAAGCAAACACAACAAGCATTCTTCCGCCAAAGGTCTAATTGTAACGAACAATGTAGACGATGAGCTAGAAACAAAAGCAATCTTGGAGAGAATTCATGAAGGTTCTATCGAAGATCAACTGATCCATGACGGATCCCTTGATGTCCTCGCACATCACTTGGTAGGACTATCAATGCAGCTTGGTTCCATGTCAGTCATCGATACATTGGAACTGCTCAGAAATTCATTTCTCTTTAGAAATCTTACGATAGATGATCTGGTTGGCGTCGTTGAGCTGCTAGAATCCAACTATTTGATATTTTTTGACAAGGAAAAGATGATCTTTAAGAAAACCTCTAAGTGCTATAGGTATTATTTTGAAAATTTGTCCACCATACCTGACATTTTAAAATTCAAGGTTATCGACACTGTGTCAAAAAAGATAATCGGAAGCCTTGATCAGAGATTTGTAGGGGATTTTGGCGATCCTGGAAATGTATTTGTCTTGCGCGGCTCACAGTGGAGAATCATCAACGTCGATGAATCCTCACTAAAAGTAAACGTGGAACCAATTCGTTCAGGTGGAATCACGGTACCGTATTGGGAGGGAGAAAATATTCCAGTAGACTACAAAACCACATCAAAGGTGGGCAAGTTTCGAAGCAAGATACGTGCAGGCTCACTAGTTCTACCTGACAACGTTATCACTCAACTTGATTTGCCGATAATTCCTGATGACAAAACAATTGTAGTAGAATCCGTGCGCGGACAGGGGATGATAGTGATTCATAGCTGTTTTGGCACAAAGATAAACTCCACTTTGGCCACACTACTCTCATCAATGCTTTCTTCCAAGACAGGACTACAGGTAGATGCGCGATCAGATGCGTATAGAATTGTTTTATCCTCTAAGGGCCGAATCCTAGAAAATCATGTAAAGCAAATTCTTGTTGATACATACGATCTATACGAAATAGTCACTGCGTCATTAGGTGGAACACATAATGTAAGCTGGCGAACCTGGAATGTGGCAAAAAAATTTGGGGTCGTTGGACGAGGTGCAGTATATGAAAAAAAGTCAGCGAGATTTCTCTTTGAGAGATACATCAAAACCCCTCTTGTAAAAGAAGCCTTGAGAGAATTATTCCATGACAAGTATGATCTGGAAAAGACAACACAGATCCTAGATGACATTAAATCCCAAAATATTCAAATCCATTGGCTTGAGCAAAACAAATTCTCCAAGCTTGCCGATCCAATCTTGGATCATACTACAAAATATTACTCATCACCTAGTAGCATTGACAAAGGTATACTTGATTTGGTAAAAGCACGTCTCCTCAAAACCTCGCACAGGTTCATCTGTGCTAGATGTGGGAAATGGGAGAGAATAATGAAAACAAACGAAATAGAGAACATCCCAATCTGCCCTTATTGCAAAGCAAGGCAGATCGCTGTAACATTTTATTCTGACTATGATTTGACAAAAATCGTACAAAAAAAGGCTGCAGGAAAAATGATCACCCCAGATGAGAATCACAAGTTTTCCCGTGCATGGAAGGCGGCGTCACTTTTAGAAAATTTTGGAAAAACTGCACTCATAGTTCTGTCTGGATATGGAGTAGGAGTTGACACTGCATCAAGAATCCTGAGAAATATGGTTGATGAGGAAACCTTGTATCGGCAAATCTATGAGGCCGAGCGCCAGTACGTGACTACGCGGGGATTCTGGGATTAG
- a CDS encoding ribonucleoprotein: MSQVSAKRPLTTLQKSTKKKVTVRLKNEVEYKGKMDNVDSYMNLIMTDAEEMHGGKIIANYGRVIVRGNNVLFIKLENDL; this comes from the coding sequence TTGTCACAAGTAAGCGCAAAAAGACCTTTAACGACACTACAAAAAAGTACTAAAAAGAAAGTCACCGTACGACTAAAGAACGAGGTAGAGTACAAAGGTAAAATGGACAATGTCGATTCATACATGAACCTGATTATGACTGATGCTGAAGAAATGCACGGTGGCAAAATTATTGCAAATTATGGTAGGGTCATAGTTAGAGGAAACAACGTATTATTCATCAAACTAGAAAACGACCTGTAG